A single window of Spirochaetota bacterium DNA harbors:
- a CDS encoding 1-acyl-sn-glycerol-3-phosphate acyltransferase, with the protein MKNGGDSGIITSNIYDGEIYNRLNPVVEKIAGVLFRNVDFDAESLKTLRDCSSEKRHIVYASFHSSNISLLILYNLLKRHGFEPPVFSLEYNPFMLQTVSFVWKRIVKLFDQVVLRRKYKFVLDTDHVRELILGGKGIILSLMSRRFFIKRYMEIKYDSILHLIEVQKRIDTPIYLLPQMIFWNRNPERTGGKNVIWTSHRDILTSKATGDKGLISGWIATLKSTSPAYVRITKPVSLREEIEASKSDDSRQIAIEVRNKLLGIYHHEKRTTLGPVIKSHQEMMEKVLYHKNVLDEIARLVREDGASERKLRKKAYKYYREIAADYSQVYISYFAKSVGVMLRKIFDGITYDPESIKMLREAAQKGPLVFTPCHKSHMDYLIISFILFMNNMFPPHIAAGVNLSFWPMGVIFRHSGAFFLRRSFKGLKLYPVVFRQYVKTLVSEGYSIEFFIEGGRTRTGKLALPKLGFLNYLMEAIDEGYNTDLMFVPVAINYDRILEEQSYVAEVKGREKETESVSAMVESRKLLKRKYGRVYVTFNKPFSVNEIRDSGVEKERVPLEVANTVIRRINEVTVVTPFALTTTAVLISSVKGFSRQMLVERILCIHRYLSAAEILMSESLHNLSNLDEIVDYVLSAYMEDRIVEELRVEGSRKKEVVKDFYLLREDNRARIVFYKNSIIHYLVPLCIASAAILTSRKKGDTGHAALKKECETLRHLFSHEFILPVVEEDGLPFDRKVYDHIRAESIVAEEGGALTIVDDGAETLRYHAKIIQEYFESYLVVLHTVLNQRVRKLGRKDLVADVRKSGVRLYHTGEMRLSESLSMPNYESAIRSLVDDGILVQKGAGQKNPEISMVDKDRALERYGTVKSCLEVIA; encoded by the coding sequence ATGAAGAATGGCGGCGATTCGGGGATCATCACCTCGAACATATATGACGGCGAGATATACAACAGGCTCAACCCGGTTGTCGAAAAGATCGCGGGAGTGCTTTTTCGCAACGTTGATTTCGACGCCGAGAGCCTAAAGACGCTCCGGGACTGCTCGTCCGAGAAGCGCCATATCGTCTATGCCTCCTTCCACAGCTCCAACATCTCGCTTCTCATCCTTTACAATCTGCTGAAGCGGCACGGCTTCGAACCGCCGGTATTTTCACTCGAATACAATCCTTTCATGTTGCAGACGGTATCGTTCGTCTGGAAGCGCATCGTCAAGCTCTTCGACCAGGTTGTGTTGAGGCGTAAATATAAGTTTGTCCTCGACACCGATCATGTCAGGGAGCTCATCCTCGGCGGGAAGGGTATAATCCTTTCACTCATGTCGCGGCGTTTTTTTATCAAGAGGTACATGGAGATCAAGTACGATTCGATCCTGCACCTGATCGAGGTGCAGAAGCGGATAGATACCCCCATATACCTTCTCCCGCAGATGATCTTCTGGAACCGCAACCCCGAGCGGACCGGAGGCAAGAACGTCATATGGACTTCCCACCGCGACATTCTAACGTCGAAGGCGACCGGGGACAAGGGGCTTATCTCGGGATGGATAGCGACCCTCAAGAGCACATCGCCAGCGTACGTTCGCATAACGAAGCCCGTCAGCCTGCGGGAAGAGATTGAGGCGTCGAAGTCCGATGATTCGCGGCAGATCGCCATCGAGGTCCGCAACAAGCTTCTCGGCATCTATCATCACGAAAAACGGACCACCCTGGGCCCTGTGATTAAGTCCCATCAGGAAATGATGGAGAAGGTGCTCTATCACAAAAACGTGCTCGATGAGATCGCCCGGCTGGTGCGCGAGGACGGGGCCTCCGAACGCAAGCTGCGGAAAAAGGCGTACAAGTATTACCGCGAGATAGCCGCGGACTATTCACAGGTGTATATAAGCTATTTCGCCAAATCGGTGGGCGTGATGCTCCGAAAGATATTCGACGGGATAACGTACGACCCGGAGTCCATAAAGATGCTCCGCGAGGCCGCCCAGAAGGGGCCGCTTGTTTTCACCCCGTGCCACAAGAGCCATATGGATTATCTCATCATCTCGTTCATTCTGTTCATGAACAACATGTTCCCCCCGCATATCGCGGCCGGGGTAAATTTAAGTTTCTGGCCGATGGGCGTGATTTTCAGGCATTCCGGCGCGTTTTTTCTGCGCCGCTCGTTCAAGGGATTGAAGCTCTATCCGGTCGTATTCAGGCAGTATGTCAAGACCCTCGTTTCCGAGGGTTACAGCATCGAGTTCTTCATAGAGGGCGGCCGCACCAGAACCGGCAAGCTTGCGCTGCCCAAGCTCGGTTTTCTGAACTACCTGATGGAAGCGATCGACGAGGGCTACAACACCGATCTCATGTTCGTTCCGGTGGCGATCAATTACGACCGCATTCTCGAGGAGCAGAGCTATGTCGCCGAGGTGAAGGGGCGCGAGAAGGAAACCGAATCAGTGTCGGCGATGGTGGAGAGCCGGAAGCTTTTAAAGAGGAAATACGGCAGGGTATACGTCACTTTCAATAAGCCGTTCAGCGTCAATGAGATAAGGGATAGCGGCGTCGAGAAGGAGCGCGTTCCTCTCGAGGTGGCGAATACGGTTATACGGCGCATCAACGAGGTTACCGTCGTCACACCGTTCGCGCTCACCACCACGGCGGTGCTGATTTCCTCGGTTAAGGGCTTCTCGCGGCAAATGCTCGTTGAGAGGATCCTGTGTATCCACCGATACCTTTCGGCGGCGGAAATTCTGATGTCCGAATCGCTGCACAATCTCTCGAACCTCGACGAAATAGTTGATTATGTTCTGAGCGCCTATATGGAGGACCGGATTGTGGAGGAGCTGCGCGTAGAGGGCAGCAGGAAGAAAGAAGTGGTGAAGGATTTTTACCTGCTGAGGGAAGACAACAGGGCCCGAATCGTTTTCTATAAAAACAGCATCATCCACTACCTTGTGCCGCTCTGCATTGCCTCGGCCGCGATTCTGACCTCGCGGAAGAAAGGCGACACGGGACATGCCGCGCTGAAGAAAGAATGCGAAACGCTCAGGCATCTTTTCTCCCACGAGTTCATCCTCCCCGTCGTTGAAGAGGACGGCCTTCCGTTCGACCGCAAAGTCTATGATCATATCCGCGCGGAAAGCATAGTCGCTGAAGAGGGCGGCGCGCTCACCATCGTTGATGACGGGGCGGAGACACTCAGGTATCACGCCAAGATCATACAGGAGTATTTTGAGTCATACCTCGTTGTGTTGCATACGGTACTGAACCAGCGCGTGCGGAAGCTTGGCAGGAAGGACCTCGTCGCCGATGTCAGGAAAAGCGGCGTACGGTTGTACCATACCGGCGAAATGCGACTCTCCGAATCGCTTTCAATGCCGAACTACGAAAGCGCCATTCGCAGTCTCGTCGACGACGGGATTCTCGTGCAGAAGGGCGCCGGTCAGAAAAATCCCGAGATAAGCATGGTCGACAAGGACCGCGCCCTCGAGCGGTATGGCACGGTGAAATCGTGTCTTGAGGTCATCGCATAA
- a CDS encoding fructose-bisphosphatase class III — protein MPTRSVPAGKNIARMHDIIRELTEIETRLDSFIDVTMWISDPHGAGDRFVSILKGRFGVVWRICYEALPKTFSNEKIEYLGRIIRKEKYFRAETYAMERQDVISSLVKIIQYRVQNAGDFDQIRNNINRDLKLVLENLILNFPVPNIVYENRLIADRVISALCKIVKQVILGNLIVLGDIFDRGDEPDKIVRILNSREIRPYVKLVWGNHDILWMGAAAGNRSMIAEALRISVRYDNLDFIGRLGIDLSKLVEFAQRLYPDDVGGSFKAKKESTRKLEKTLAMIQFKLEEKTIRANPDLAMESRLWLDRLADMIRKRHTGGLTDTHFPTLDLDNPPRLSAEEAAVIDDLARQFTNSERLKSIMRFFFDRGSMYHINNYILNIHALIPSTADGRFEEFLGRRGKELFDYLQNMINNIGVNYFQGKEQDERDLAIMFYLWCGPKSPFFGKDAMKTFERYFFSDKATHKEKLLYWGENLKRPDFMDMIMREFDVRRIVYGHTPVDFKKGEKIASADGRAINIDGGFADAYLSRGHALIHTPYSIYAIILPTSQEIREARVKREPVRLMVETIDTFETPLRVSDTYAGKQLKEKRNLLRVELGEYASANGEF, from the coding sequence ATGCCCACTCGCTCCGTACCGGCCGGGAAAAACATCGCCCGGATGCACGATATCATCCGCGAACTCACCGAGATAGAAACCAGGCTCGATTCCTTCATCGACGTAACCATGTGGATCAGCGACCCGCACGGCGCCGGCGACCGCTTCGTGTCGATCCTCAAGGGACGATTCGGAGTGGTCTGGCGCATCTGTTACGAGGCGCTCCCCAAGACCTTCTCCAACGAAAAAATTGAGTACCTCGGAAGAATAATCCGCAAGGAAAAATATTTCCGGGCCGAGACCTACGCTATGGAGCGTCAGGACGTCATATCATCGCTGGTCAAGATAATCCAGTACCGCGTCCAGAATGCTGGAGACTTCGACCAGATACGAAACAATATCAACAGGGATCTCAAGCTGGTCCTCGAAAACCTCATACTCAACTTCCCCGTACCCAATATCGTTTACGAAAACCGGCTTATCGCCGACCGGGTGATATCCGCGCTGTGCAAGATCGTGAAACAGGTGATATTGGGAAACCTGATCGTCCTGGGCGACATATTCGACCGCGGCGACGAGCCCGACAAGATCGTGCGCATTCTCAACAGCCGCGAGATACGCCCGTATGTCAAGCTGGTATGGGGTAACCACGACATATTGTGGATGGGCGCCGCGGCCGGCAACCGTTCGATGATCGCGGAAGCGTTGCGCATAAGCGTACGCTACGACAATCTGGATTTCATCGGGCGCCTCGGGATCGATCTGTCGAAGCTGGTGGAATTCGCACAACGCCTGTATCCGGACGACGTCGGAGGAAGCTTCAAGGCCAAAAAGGAGTCCACGCGCAAGCTTGAAAAGACGCTCGCGATGATCCAGTTCAAACTGGAGGAAAAGACCATCCGCGCCAATCCCGACCTCGCCATGGAGTCGCGCCTCTGGCTGGACAGGCTGGCGGACATGATAAGGAAAAGACATACCGGCGGCCTGACCGACACGCATTTCCCCACCCTTGACCTCGACAACCCTCCTCGGCTCAGCGCGGAAGAGGCGGCGGTAATCGACGACCTCGCGCGCCAGTTCACCAACAGCGAGCGCCTCAAGTCAATCATGCGCTTCTTCTTCGACCGGGGAAGCATGTATCATATCAACAACTACATCCTCAACATACACGCACTGATACCCAGTACGGCCGACGGCAGGTTCGAGGAGTTTCTGGGCCGCCGGGGAAAAGAGCTCTTCGATTATCTCCAAAATATGATCAATAACATCGGTGTGAATTATTTTCAAGGGAAGGAGCAGGATGAACGCGACCTTGCGATAATGTTCTACCTCTGGTGCGGACCGAAGTCGCCCTTCTTCGGCAAGGACGCGATGAAGACTTTCGAGCGGTACTTTTTCTCCGACAAGGCGACCCACAAGGAGAAGCTCCTCTACTGGGGCGAGAACCTCAAGAGACCGGATTTTATGGACATGATCATGCGCGAGTTCGACGTCCGGCGCATCGTCTACGGCCACACTCCCGTCGATTTTAAGAAAGGTGAAAAGATCGCCTCGGCCGACGGGCGCGCCATAAACATCGACGGCGGCTTCGCAGACGCGTACCTCAGCCGCGGGCACGCGCTCATCCACACGCCCTACTCAATCTACGCGATCATCCTTCCCACGTCGCAGGAAATCAGGGAAGCAAGGGTGAAGCGGGAGCCGGTCAGGCTCATGGTGGAGACAATCGACACCTTCGAAACGCCCCTGCGGGTAAGTGACACTTATGCAGGCAAGCAGCTGAAAGAAAAGAGAAACTTGCTGCGGGTGGAGCTCGGGGAATACGCGTCCGCCAACGGGGAATTCTGA
- a CDS encoding bifunctional nuclease family protein — MMSLCRVDVINVFLDQNSGSPVVLLQDRDSGDVLPILVAPLEASLIAIEIEGKKPVRPLTHDLLASIINRLAWRVESIVVDDLRENIFYAKILLERKGERIEIDSRPSDAIALALRTKSPMFVRKKVFGLSMGLDRAAHKYDADTLKEMLENIDIDDVDGKIM, encoded by the coding sequence ATGATGTCGCTATGCAGGGTCGACGTGATCAACGTCTTTCTCGATCAGAACTCGGGCTCTCCCGTGGTCCTTCTTCAAGACAGGGATTCGGGGGATGTTCTGCCGATACTCGTCGCCCCGCTCGAGGCAAGCCTCATAGCCATTGAAATCGAAGGCAAAAAGCCGGTGAGGCCGCTCACTCACGACCTGCTGGCAAGCATCATAAACCGGCTCGCCTGGCGGGTGGAGTCCATCGTGGTGGACGATTTACGCGAGAATATATTCTACGCCAAGATACTGCTCGAGAGGAAAGGAGAGCGAATCGAGATCGACAGCAGGCCCAGCGACGCCATCGCGCTCGCGCTTCGGACCAAATCGCCGATGTTTGTCAGAAAAAAGGTCTTCGGACTTTCGATGGGTCTGGACAGGGCCGCTCATAAATATGACGCGGATACGCTCAAAGAGATGCTCGAGAACATCGATATCGACGATGTCGACGGAAAGATCATGTAA